A section of the Chryseobacterium ginsenosidimutans genome encodes:
- a CDS encoding glycosyltransferase family 2 protein: MNLSIVIPLLNEEDSLEELFSRIDNVCKSSSLSYEIWFVDDGSTDLSWSIIENLKVQNPQIHGIKFSKNYGKSQALHAAFERTNGEVIITMDADLQDFPEEIPELYNMVINDNYDIVSGWKKKRFDNVMTKNVPSKLFNAAARKVSGVELHDFNCGLKAYKKQVVKTIDVYGDMHRYIPVLAANAGFRKITEKEVKHQARPYGTSKFGTERFIRGFLDLVTLWFVSRFGGRPMHFFGAVGTIMFILGFLSALWLGISKLIDVARGIYGHLITNNPWFFIALTMMIMGTLLFIAGFLGEMIIRTNREHKNYNIDEVI; encoded by the coding sequence ATGAATTTATCTATAGTTATTCCGTTATTGAACGAAGAAGACTCCTTGGAAGAGCTTTTTTCAAGGATTGATAATGTTTGTAAATCAAGCAGTTTATCATATGAAATCTGGTTTGTAGATGACGGAAGCACAGATTTGTCGTGGAGTATTATTGAGAATCTGAAAGTTCAGAATCCTCAGATTCACGGTATTAAATTTTCCAAAAATTACGGAAAATCTCAGGCACTTCATGCTGCTTTTGAAAGAACGAACGGAGAGGTAATTATCACAATGGATGCTGATTTACAAGATTTTCCGGAAGAAATTCCGGAGCTTTACAATATGGTAATCAATGATAATTATGATATTGTTTCAGGCTGGAAAAAGAAGCGTTTTGATAATGTAATGACGAAAAATGTTCCGTCAAAATTATTTAATGCCGCAGCGAGAAAAGTTTCAGGAGTGGAGCTTCACGATTTCAATTGTGGTTTAAAAGCTTATAAAAAACAGGTGGTAAAAACGATTGATGTGTATGGAGATATGCACCGTTACATTCCGGTTTTAGCTGCTAACGCAGGTTTCAGAAAAATTACGGAAAAAGAAGTTAAACATCAGGCGAGACCTTACGGAACTTCAAAATTCGGAACGGAAAGATTTATCAGAGGTTTCCTGGATTTGGTAACGCTTTGGTTTGTAAGCCGTTTCGGAGGAAGACCGATGCATTTTTTCGGAGCTGTAGGAACAATTATGTTTATTTTAGGTTTCCTATCTGCACTTTGGCTGGGAATTTCAAAATTAATTGATGTTGCCAGAGGAATTTACGGACATTTAATTACGAATAATCCGTGGTTTTTCATTGCTTTAACTATGATGATTATGGGAACGTTGCTTTTCATTGCAGGATTTTTGGGAGAAATGATCATCAGAACAAATAGAGAACATAAGAATTATAATATTGATGAAGTGATTTAA
- a CDS encoding DUF3667 domain-containing protein produces MNKKSCLNCGHSISGEFCAHCGQKGDTARITLHSLIKNDILGSIWHVETKFFNTLKDVIFRPGKTAMDYISGKRVRYNNFISLLLILFGFNVLSYHYYEKFSPSEVLTDNTLYIKDFFSKYSKIILFVIIPILGMNAFFLFKKVKLNIAEHFIIGTVSLLGILILALLSDIVSLIGLWQPVSKIFNIFDKIIFDLSILFPAVTYWNAFKNSYSKTGLLWRVLILYVLMGLESLIIIVLI; encoded by the coding sequence ATGAATAAAAAAAGTTGTTTAAATTGTGGTCATTCAATCTCCGGTGAGTTTTGTGCTCATTGTGGGCAGAAAGGTGACACAGCAAGAATAACTTTGCATTCACTCATTAAAAATGATATTTTAGGATCAATTTGGCATGTTGAAACCAAATTTTTTAATACGCTAAAAGATGTTATTTTCAGACCCGGAAAAACGGCGATGGATTATATTTCAGGAAAAAGAGTCAGATACAACAATTTTATATCGTTGTTGCTGATTCTTTTTGGTTTTAATGTACTGAGTTATCATTATTACGAAAAATTCAGTCCATCTGAAGTACTTACAGATAATACTTTATACATAAAGGATTTTTTTTCAAAATATTCTAAAATAATACTATTTGTAATTATCCCTATACTAGGAATGAATGCTTTTTTTCTGTTCAAAAAAGTAAAGTTGAATATTGCAGAGCATTTTATCATCGGAACAGTGAGTCTTTTAGGAATTTTAATCCTCGCTTTGCTAAGTGATATTGTAAGTTTAATAGGTTTATGGCAGCCTGTTTCAAAGATTTTTAATATTTTTGATAAAATAATATTCGATCTTTCTATTCTTTTTCCCGCAGTCACTTATTGGAATGCCTTTAAAAATTCATACTCAAAAACAGGTTTACTGTGGAGAGTATTGATTCTGTATGTTTTAATGGGATTAGAGAGCCTTATTATAATTGTTTTAATATAG